DNA from Streptomyces luteogriseus:
ACATGGGTCAGGGGCAGGTATTTGCGCCAGTCGCGGCCCTCTCCGGACGCCTTCCACTCCGCCCGGGAGTAGGCGAACGCCGGCAGTCGCTCCTCCAGCGCTCCGATCACCGCCCACTTGGCGAAGTTGAGCTGCCGGTACGAGCGCACCATGACGTACCAGGCCGCGCACTGGGCGAACAGGATGACCAGGCCGGTCAGGAGCAGCAGGACCGGCAGCCCGGACACCCCCCGGGCCGAGACCGCCGCCACGGCCGCCACGACCGCGCTGTTGAGCGACAGGAAGAAGGTGTTGGTCAGGTTGCGCCGGGCACTGACCCGGTCGGCCATCTCCACGCAGAGCTTGTACTGGTCCAGCACCGCCTGCCGGTACCGTTCCTGCGCCTCCGTGTACGCGGACGGACCGACCGCTTCGTTCCACAGCACATCCCCGAGGTCGCTCATGCCCCCAGCATGGCGAACGCCGCCCCGGCGCGAGGGCCGGGCGAGGAACCGCTCAGCCGCGGCAGGCGCCTTCCGGCCACACCACGTCCACC
Protein-coding regions in this window:
- a CDS encoding RipA family octameric membrane protein, with amino-acid sequence MSDLGDVLWNEAVGPSAYTEAQERYRQAVLDQYKLCVEMADRVSARRNLTNTFFLSLNSAVVAAVAAVSARGVSGLPVLLLLTGLVILFAQCAAWYVMVRSYRQLNFAKWAVIGALEERLPAFAYSRAEWKASGEGRDWRKYLPLTHVEQWVPVIFALSYLVGFCAVAFR